From the genome of Seriola aureovittata isolate HTS-2021-v1 ecotype China chromosome 6, ASM2101889v1, whole genome shotgun sequence, one region includes:
- the sap130a gene encoding histone deacetylase complex subunit SAP130a isoform X1, with protein MSSQQFPRHGLPPSSGGAPQLPAAGNLVSVNPPSNAPAGADADSSRDADHGQQDHPPAGGGGTLTFRDDKQETMVVRPYPQVQTHGQPQAAPQTVPIQPGTPVTVPAPPVHLPQGQPAVLTEGQVKAVLKSPMQSRLIAPAPASNQAHIPMPPKVPGHITVTLESSIAPTPSIPVATISGQQGHSSNVHHLMPANIQIIRTPAVPPQTFTSHLPRGAAAAAVMSSSKTVLRPATGASAGPGQPTVQHIIHQTIQSRPAVTTSTAVLPTVVAPISATRTQSPVISPTATHSAEVAHGRSALTLHPPPATVSIQRPQTSRDTPTRITLPSHPAIGAQKPQPPHTMTQKPMFSTATPVVAATVAPIVATNTVPSTTTIGSVPHTQMTSNTIVTMTMASHSSHATAVTTSTIPVAKVVPQPIAHNSSRVQPDYTGERPNLIPISGHRSSPNPVTMEARSDNRPSVPVQFQYFLPAYSSSYPLTHTYTPISSSVSTIRQYPVTPQAPSSALPTQPGVGVATTVHLNHMQLMAVDRIGLPSAQISTQGLQPAPIAAQGIQPAPIGVQGLHTSASITTQQQAPIATQQQQQQPQSEAKPGVVLADGFVASPISSTFSTTQPVATMVQAHAQGGVGGAPTLVSSPRPSILRKKPAGDGCVRKNLIPAQPSEASGGRIESGVRGAGSPRPAGLKPKAEVHMAVAPPVMATVEALPSQGGEQQVVSSNTQHLAQAIPTMLATPGPVPPSQPSTVLSALPAAMAVTPPVPASMANTVASPTQPAASSTAACAASSTCPDVKIKQEAEAMDTQPDPNANLSSGPALTTQASTLNTPATGELIPGASPRKKPRKQQHVISTEESEMVETNSTDEEKAPGRPITGRAERCESPPREYVDEEGVRYVPVRPRPPVTLLRHYRNPWKAAYHHFQRYSDIRVKEEKKGTLQDMANQRGVACRAQGWKIHLCAAQLRQLSSLEHDVYSRLSTLQEGLIPKKRAGADDDLHRINELIQGNMQRCKLVMDQVTEARDTMMKVLDHKEKVLKLLNKNGAVKKSSKLKRKERA; from the exons ATGAGCTCCCAGCAATTCCCCCGACACGGGCTGCCTCCCTCCAGCGGGGGAGCACCACAGCTCCCTGCTGCTGGAAACCTTGTGTCCGTCAATCCGCCGTCAAATGCTCCAG CTGGTGCAGATGCAGACAGCAGTCGGGATGCTGACCACGGGCAGCAGGATCATCCACCGGCTGGGGGAGGGGGGACTTTGACGTTCAGAGATGACAAGCAGGAGACCATGGTGGTCAGACCTTATCCACAAGTGCAGACACACGGCCAGCCGCAAGCTGCTCCCCAGACTGTGCCCATCCAGCCTGGCACACCTGTGACTGTACCTGCCCCCCCTGTCCACCTCCCCCAGGGCCAGCCTGCAGTCCTCACTGAGGGACAGGTGAAG gcCGTCCTGAAGTCACCTATGCAAAGTCGTCTTATTGCCCCAGCACCAGCTTCCAACCAGGCTCATATCCCCATGCCCCCCAAAGTGCCTGGTCACATTACTGTCACCTTAGAGAGCAGTATTGCTCCAACCCCGTCCATACCTGTGGCAACCATCAGTGGTCAGCAG GGTCACTCCAGCAACGTACACCACCTGATGCCAGCTAACATTCAGATCATTAGGACCCCTGCCGTCCCTCCTCAGACCTTCACATCTCATTTACCCAGAG gggctgctgcagcagctgttatGTCTAGCTCCAAAACTGTCCTACGGCCAGCCACCGGGGCAAGTGCGGGTCCCGGCCAGCCCACAGTGCAGCATATCATCCACCAGACTATTCAG TCTCGCCCTGCTGTTACAACCTCTACAGCTGTGCTTCCAACCGTGGTGGCCCCCATCTCAGCAACTAGAACTCAGTCCCCAGTTATCAGTCCGACTGCTACACACTCTGCGGAGGTGGCACACGG GCGTTCAGCGCTGACCCTTCATCCACCTCCAGCCACCGTCAGTATTCAGAGGCCTCAGACGTCCCGTGACACCCCCACAAGGATCACACTGCCGTCACACCCTGCGATTGGGGCTCAAAAGCCTCAGCCTCCACACACTATGACACAG AAACCCATGTTCAGTACTGCGACACCAGTAGTTGCAGCAACTGTGGCACCAATCGTCGCCACTAACACTGTGCCATCGACCACGACAATAG GCTCTGTGCCGCATACCCAAATGACGAGTAACACTATCGTCACCATGACGATGGCCTCGCACTCCTCCCATGCTACAGCTGTGACCACCTCCACCATCCCCGTTG CTAAAGTGGTCCCTCAGCCCATCGCCCACAATTCATCCCGTGTGCAGCCCGACTACACGGGAGAAAGACCCAACCTCATCCCCATCTCAGGCCATCGGTCGTCTCCTAACCCCGTCACCATGGAGGCGCGAAGCGACAACAG gCCGTCTGTGCCAGTACAGTTCCAGTATTTCCTGCCGGCTTACTCTTCGTCATaccctctgacacacacatacacccccatcagcagctctgtgtcgACCATCCGCCAGTATCCCG TCACTCCTCAAGCTCCAAGTTCAGCACTGCCCACACAGCCTGGAGTAGGCGTGGCCACCACTGTCCATCTAAACCACATGCAGCTGATGGCGGTTGATCGGATTGGTCTGCCCTCTGCACAAATCAGCACCCAAGGGCTCCAGCCAGCGCCGATTGCCGCGCAGGGCATCCAGCCTGCACCGATAGGAGTTCAAGGCCTGCACACGTCCGCGTCAATCaccacacagcagcaggcaCCCATAGctactcagcagcagcagcaacagccgCAGTCTGAAGCTAAACCCG gGGTTGTTTTGGCTGACGGCTTTGTAGCCAGCCCAATCAGCAGCACATTCAGCACCACCCAGCCTGTAGCCACGATGGTGCAGGCACACGCTCagggaggagtaggaggagcTCCCACCCTGGTATCATCCCCTAGGCCCAGCATCCTTCGCAAGAAGCCCGCTGGTGATGG CTGTGTTCGTAAGAACCTGATCCCCGCCCAACCCAGTGAAGCCAGCGGAGGCAGAATTGAGAGTGGCGTGAGAGGAGCAGGATCTCCCAGACCTGCAGG GCTGAAACCCAAAGCCGAGGTGCACATGGCAGTGGCTCCTCCTGTCATGGCTACAGTGGAAGCGCTACCTTCTCAGGGAGGGGAGCAGCAGGTGGTGTCCTCGAACACCCAGCACCTCGCCCAAGCCATCCCCACCATGCTCGCCACGCCGGGACCTGTACCTCCCTCCCAGCCCTCCACTGTCCTCTCAGCCCTGCCAGCAGCCATGGCTGTAACTCCCCCCGTCCCCGCTTCGATGGCCAACACTGTGGCCTCCCCGACTCAGCCGGCAGCCAGCAGCACCGCAGCTTGTGCCGCCAGCTCCACCTGCCCAGATGTGAAAATTAAGCAGGAGGCGGAGGCCATGGACACCCAGCCAG ATCCCAATGCGAACTTGTCATCAGGCCCGGCACTCACCACCCAGGCCTCCACCCTGAACACTCCTGCCACAGGAGAACTGATCCCCGGGGCCTCCCCGAGGAAGAAGCCCCGCAAGCAGCAGCACGTTATTTCCACAGAGGAGAGTGAGATGGTGGAGACCAACAGCACGGACGAAGAAAAAGCTCCCGGCAGGCCCATCACCGGCAGGGCCGAGAGGTGTGAATCTCCACCAAGGGAATACGTTG ATGAAGAAGGAGTGCGTTACGTGCCAGTCAGGCCTCGGCCACCTGTCACCCTCTTGCGGCACTACCGTAACCCCTGGAAAGCTGCCTACCACCACTTCCAGAGGTACAGCGACATCCGGGTCAAAG aggagaagaagggcACCTTGCAGGATATGGCTAATCAGAGAGGCGTGGCGTGCAGAGCACAGGGCTGGAAAATTCATCTGTGTGCAGCACAGCTCAGGCAGCTG TCGAGTTTGGAGCATGATGTGTACAGCCGCCTCTCCACCCTGCAAGAGGGTCTGATTCCAAAGAAGAGAGCGGGCGCCGACGACGACCTTCACCGAATCAACGAGCTCATACAG GGTAACATGCAGCGCTGTAAGCTGGTGATGGACCAGGTGACCGAGGCCAGAGACACCATGATGAAAGTGCTCGACCACAAGGAGAAAGTGCTGAAGCTGCTCAACAAGAACGGTGCCGTCAAGAAGTCCTCCAAACTGAAGCGTAAAGAACGGGCGTGA
- the sap130a gene encoding histone deacetylase complex subunit SAP130a isoform X2, with protein sequence MSSQQFPRHGLPPSSGGAPQLPAAGNLVSVNPPSNAPAGADADSSRDADHGQQDHPPAGGGGTLTFRDDKQETMVVRPYPQVQTHGQPQAAPQTVPIQPGTPVTVPAPPVHLPQGQPAVLTEGQAVLKSPMQSRLIAPAPASNQAHIPMPPKVPGHITVTLESSIAPTPSIPVATISGQQGHSSNVHHLMPANIQIIRTPAVPPQTFTSHLPRGAAAAAVMSSSKTVLRPATGASAGPGQPTVQHIIHQTIQSRPAVTTSTAVLPTVVAPISATRTQSPVISPTATHSAEVAHGRSALTLHPPPATVSIQRPQTSRDTPTRITLPSHPAIGAQKPQPPHTMTQKPMFSTATPVVAATVAPIVATNTVPSTTTIGSVPHTQMTSNTIVTMTMASHSSHATAVTTSTIPVAKVVPQPIAHNSSRVQPDYTGERPNLIPISGHRSSPNPVTMEARSDNRPSVPVQFQYFLPAYSSSYPLTHTYTPISSSVSTIRQYPVTPQAPSSALPTQPGVGVATTVHLNHMQLMAVDRIGLPSAQISTQGLQPAPIAAQGIQPAPIGVQGLHTSASITTQQQAPIATQQQQQQPQSEAKPGVVLADGFVASPISSTFSTTQPVATMVQAHAQGGVGGAPTLVSSPRPSILRKKPAGDGCVRKNLIPAQPSEASGGRIESGVRGAGSPRPAGLKPKAEVHMAVAPPVMATVEALPSQGGEQQVVSSNTQHLAQAIPTMLATPGPVPPSQPSTVLSALPAAMAVTPPVPASMANTVASPTQPAASSTAACAASSTCPDVKIKQEAEAMDTQPDPNANLSSGPALTTQASTLNTPATGELIPGASPRKKPRKQQHVISTEESEMVETNSTDEEKAPGRPITGRAERCESPPREYVDEEGVRYVPVRPRPPVTLLRHYRNPWKAAYHHFQRYSDIRVKEEKKGTLQDMANQRGVACRAQGWKIHLCAAQLRQLSSLEHDVYSRLSTLQEGLIPKKRAGADDDLHRINELIQGNMQRCKLVMDQVTEARDTMMKVLDHKEKVLKLLNKNGAVKKSSKLKRKERA encoded by the exons ATGAGCTCCCAGCAATTCCCCCGACACGGGCTGCCTCCCTCCAGCGGGGGAGCACCACAGCTCCCTGCTGCTGGAAACCTTGTGTCCGTCAATCCGCCGTCAAATGCTCCAG CTGGTGCAGATGCAGACAGCAGTCGGGATGCTGACCACGGGCAGCAGGATCATCCACCGGCTGGGGGAGGGGGGACTTTGACGTTCAGAGATGACAAGCAGGAGACCATGGTGGTCAGACCTTATCCACAAGTGCAGACACACGGCCAGCCGCAAGCTGCTCCCCAGACTGTGCCCATCCAGCCTGGCACACCTGTGACTGTACCTGCCCCCCCTGTCCACCTCCCCCAGGGCCAGCCTGCAGTCCTCACTGAGGGACAG gcCGTCCTGAAGTCACCTATGCAAAGTCGTCTTATTGCCCCAGCACCAGCTTCCAACCAGGCTCATATCCCCATGCCCCCCAAAGTGCCTGGTCACATTACTGTCACCTTAGAGAGCAGTATTGCTCCAACCCCGTCCATACCTGTGGCAACCATCAGTGGTCAGCAG GGTCACTCCAGCAACGTACACCACCTGATGCCAGCTAACATTCAGATCATTAGGACCCCTGCCGTCCCTCCTCAGACCTTCACATCTCATTTACCCAGAG gggctgctgcagcagctgttatGTCTAGCTCCAAAACTGTCCTACGGCCAGCCACCGGGGCAAGTGCGGGTCCCGGCCAGCCCACAGTGCAGCATATCATCCACCAGACTATTCAG TCTCGCCCTGCTGTTACAACCTCTACAGCTGTGCTTCCAACCGTGGTGGCCCCCATCTCAGCAACTAGAACTCAGTCCCCAGTTATCAGTCCGACTGCTACACACTCTGCGGAGGTGGCACACGG GCGTTCAGCGCTGACCCTTCATCCACCTCCAGCCACCGTCAGTATTCAGAGGCCTCAGACGTCCCGTGACACCCCCACAAGGATCACACTGCCGTCACACCCTGCGATTGGGGCTCAAAAGCCTCAGCCTCCACACACTATGACACAG AAACCCATGTTCAGTACTGCGACACCAGTAGTTGCAGCAACTGTGGCACCAATCGTCGCCACTAACACTGTGCCATCGACCACGACAATAG GCTCTGTGCCGCATACCCAAATGACGAGTAACACTATCGTCACCATGACGATGGCCTCGCACTCCTCCCATGCTACAGCTGTGACCACCTCCACCATCCCCGTTG CTAAAGTGGTCCCTCAGCCCATCGCCCACAATTCATCCCGTGTGCAGCCCGACTACACGGGAGAAAGACCCAACCTCATCCCCATCTCAGGCCATCGGTCGTCTCCTAACCCCGTCACCATGGAGGCGCGAAGCGACAACAG gCCGTCTGTGCCAGTACAGTTCCAGTATTTCCTGCCGGCTTACTCTTCGTCATaccctctgacacacacatacacccccatcagcagctctgtgtcgACCATCCGCCAGTATCCCG TCACTCCTCAAGCTCCAAGTTCAGCACTGCCCACACAGCCTGGAGTAGGCGTGGCCACCACTGTCCATCTAAACCACATGCAGCTGATGGCGGTTGATCGGATTGGTCTGCCCTCTGCACAAATCAGCACCCAAGGGCTCCAGCCAGCGCCGATTGCCGCGCAGGGCATCCAGCCTGCACCGATAGGAGTTCAAGGCCTGCACACGTCCGCGTCAATCaccacacagcagcaggcaCCCATAGctactcagcagcagcagcaacagccgCAGTCTGAAGCTAAACCCG gGGTTGTTTTGGCTGACGGCTTTGTAGCCAGCCCAATCAGCAGCACATTCAGCACCACCCAGCCTGTAGCCACGATGGTGCAGGCACACGCTCagggaggagtaggaggagcTCCCACCCTGGTATCATCCCCTAGGCCCAGCATCCTTCGCAAGAAGCCCGCTGGTGATGG CTGTGTTCGTAAGAACCTGATCCCCGCCCAACCCAGTGAAGCCAGCGGAGGCAGAATTGAGAGTGGCGTGAGAGGAGCAGGATCTCCCAGACCTGCAGG GCTGAAACCCAAAGCCGAGGTGCACATGGCAGTGGCTCCTCCTGTCATGGCTACAGTGGAAGCGCTACCTTCTCAGGGAGGGGAGCAGCAGGTGGTGTCCTCGAACACCCAGCACCTCGCCCAAGCCATCCCCACCATGCTCGCCACGCCGGGACCTGTACCTCCCTCCCAGCCCTCCACTGTCCTCTCAGCCCTGCCAGCAGCCATGGCTGTAACTCCCCCCGTCCCCGCTTCGATGGCCAACACTGTGGCCTCCCCGACTCAGCCGGCAGCCAGCAGCACCGCAGCTTGTGCCGCCAGCTCCACCTGCCCAGATGTGAAAATTAAGCAGGAGGCGGAGGCCATGGACACCCAGCCAG ATCCCAATGCGAACTTGTCATCAGGCCCGGCACTCACCACCCAGGCCTCCACCCTGAACACTCCTGCCACAGGAGAACTGATCCCCGGGGCCTCCCCGAGGAAGAAGCCCCGCAAGCAGCAGCACGTTATTTCCACAGAGGAGAGTGAGATGGTGGAGACCAACAGCACGGACGAAGAAAAAGCTCCCGGCAGGCCCATCACCGGCAGGGCCGAGAGGTGTGAATCTCCACCAAGGGAATACGTTG ATGAAGAAGGAGTGCGTTACGTGCCAGTCAGGCCTCGGCCACCTGTCACCCTCTTGCGGCACTACCGTAACCCCTGGAAAGCTGCCTACCACCACTTCCAGAGGTACAGCGACATCCGGGTCAAAG aggagaagaagggcACCTTGCAGGATATGGCTAATCAGAGAGGCGTGGCGTGCAGAGCACAGGGCTGGAAAATTCATCTGTGTGCAGCACAGCTCAGGCAGCTG TCGAGTTTGGAGCATGATGTGTACAGCCGCCTCTCCACCCTGCAAGAGGGTCTGATTCCAAAGAAGAGAGCGGGCGCCGACGACGACCTTCACCGAATCAACGAGCTCATACAG GGTAACATGCAGCGCTGTAAGCTGGTGATGGACCAGGTGACCGAGGCCAGAGACACCATGATGAAAGTGCTCGACCACAAGGAGAAAGTGCTGAAGCTGCTCAACAAGAACGGTGCCGTCAAGAAGTCCTCCAAACTGAAGCGTAAAGAACGGGCGTGA